In Populus trichocarpa isolate Nisqually-1 chromosome 12, P.trichocarpa_v4.1, whole genome shotgun sequence, a genomic segment contains:
- the LOC7482106 gene encoding E3 ubiquitin-protein ligase BIG BROTHER → MSYEEMHRFEESMGSVSKGLSREAVSRLPVHKYSPSSTRSNSGDAECVICKMEYERGDRLVTLPCAHQYHEDCIKKWLEDNKNCCVCKEDVAVN, encoded by the exons ATGTCATATGAG GAAATGCATCGATTCGAAGAATCCATGGGTAGTGTAAGCAAAGGTCTGTCAAGGGAAGCAGTCTCTAGATTGCCTGTTCACAAGTACAGTCCATCAAGCACAAGAAGCAATTCAGGAGATGCAGA GTGTGTGATATGCAAAATGGAATACGAGAGGGGGGATCGCTTGGTCACCTTGCCCTGTGCGCACCAATATCATGAGGATTGCATTAAGAAATGGTTGGAAGATAACAAG AATTGCTGTGTCTGCAAAGAGGATGTAGCTGTTAATTAG